The following are encoded in a window of Polycladomyces subterraneus genomic DNA:
- the carA gene encoding glutamine-hydrolyzing carbamoyl-phosphate synthase small subunit — MKARLLLEDGTWMEGVSFGATGETVGEVVFTTGMSGYQEVLTDPSYCGQIVTMTFPLIGNYGINRDDMETLRPFVRGFIVREYAEHPSNWRCETAIDDWLKEWGIIGIAGVDTRMLTRKIRVHGTMKGLISTGNEPIEVLQERLNVPLRRDQVAQVSTKSIYTAPGYGKRVVLMDFGAKYGIQRELVRRNCDVIVVPWNTTAEEIDRFHPDGILLSNGPGDPKDVPEAVETVRRLLGRYPIFGICLGHQLLALACGADTVKMKFGHRGCNHPVKELATGKTVITSQNHGYTVRAESLAGTGLEVTHIALNDGTVEGLRHTVYPAFSVQYHPEAAPGPVDPNYLFDQFLDLMETHRQRASKEGIQHA, encoded by the coding sequence ATGAAGGCACGATTGTTGCTGGAAGATGGAACGTGGATGGAAGGGGTCTCTTTCGGCGCCACGGGCGAGACAGTGGGCGAAGTGGTGTTTACGACTGGAATGAGCGGATACCAGGAAGTGTTGACCGATCCCTCGTACTGCGGGCAGATCGTGACAATGACATTCCCGTTGATCGGCAATTATGGGATCAACCGTGACGACATGGAAACCCTGCGCCCGTTTGTCCGGGGGTTCATCGTGCGGGAATACGCGGAACACCCCAGCAACTGGCGGTGTGAGACAGCGATTGACGATTGGCTGAAAGAATGGGGCATCATCGGGATTGCTGGCGTGGATACCCGGATGCTAACGCGTAAGATCCGCGTGCACGGCACGATGAAAGGACTGATCAGCACGGGGAATGAGCCGATCGAAGTGTTGCAGGAACGGCTGAATGTGCCGCTTCGTCGTGACCAGGTGGCCCAGGTGAGTACCAAAAGTATCTATACGGCTCCAGGTTATGGTAAACGGGTCGTGCTGATGGATTTCGGTGCGAAATATGGCATCCAGCGGGAATTGGTGCGGCGGAATTGCGATGTGATTGTAGTTCCGTGGAACACGACGGCCGAGGAAATCGACCGTTTCCATCCGGACGGTATTTTGCTCTCCAACGGCCCAGGTGACCCCAAAGATGTGCCGGAGGCGGTGGAGACCGTTCGACGCCTGTTAGGTCGCTATCCGATCTTCGGCATCTGCCTGGGACACCAACTGCTGGCGTTGGCCTGCGGTGCGGATACGGTCAAGATGAAGTTTGGTCACCGGGGTTGCAACCATCCGGTGAAGGAACTGGCCACCGGAAAAACAGTCATTACCTCACAAAACCACGGCTACACTGTGCGCGCCGAATCGTTGGCGGGTACCGGCCTGGAAGTGACGCACATCGCGCTGAATGACGGAACGGTGGAAGGGTTGCGTCACACGGTATACCCGGCATTTTCGGTGCAATACCACCCGGAAGCAGCACCCGGACCGGTCGATCCCAACTACCTGTTCGACCAGTTTCTCGACTTGATGGAGACACACCGCCAACGAGCGAGCAAGGAGGGAATACAGCATGCCTAA
- the carB gene encoding carbamoyl-phosphate synthase large subunit, whose translation MPKDPSLKKILVIGSGPIVIGQAAEFDYAGTQACRALKEEGLEVVLVNSNPATIMTDTEMADKVYIEPITPEFLIQVIRKERPDGLLPTLGGQTGLNMAVELAKRGVLEKEGVRLLGTELHAITCAEDREQFRALMKEIGEPVPESEIVHSVEEAVRFAGETGYPVIVRPAYTLGGTGGGIAHSEAELREIVENGLRYSPIHQCLIEKSIAGYKEIEYEVMRDAADHSIVVCNMENFDPVGVHTGDSIVFAPTLTLADREVQMLRSSALKIIRALDIRGGCNVQFALDPHSFQYYVIEVNPRVSRSSALASKATGYPIAQIAAKIAIGYTLDELKNPVTGQTYACFEPTLDYVVCKIPRWPFDKFTSANRKLGTQMKATGEVMAIGRTVEESLLKAVRSLEIGMEDLELPSAALLTREQLEERLVQPDDERLFLLAEWLRRGYGLEQAAELTRIDRFFLHKIENLVRFEREVRERGSLDEDMLRQAKRMGWTDRTLARWCGMQAEEVRRLRKKWGILPVYKMVDTCAAEFTAETPYYYSTYEQEDEVVLSGKRSVLVLGSGPIRIGQGVEFDYATVHAIKALREAGIEAVILNNNPETVSTDFNISDRLYFEPLHIEDVLHVIDKEQPMGVIVQFGGQTALNLARHLEKAGVPILGTPLAEIDRAEDREKCEQLLASIGVPQPPGYAVTSTEEAMEKAKEIGFPMLVRPSYVLGGRAMEIVYSEKELVSYMSEAVKVNPEHPVLMDRYLRGKELEVDAIADGETVLIPGIMEHIERAGVHSGDSIAIYPAQSITASQKERLIEITTQIARALQIRGLVNIQFVLHQDDLYVLEVNPRASRTVPFLSKVTGIPMAQVATRVMLGESLADQGYPSGLWPETGEVAVKVPVFSFAKLRRVDVTLGPEMKSTGEVMGRDRDAARAIYKGLLAAGISLPQFGTVVVTISDKDKEEALPLIRRFSDLGYRLVATHGTADMLEREGLPVTRVNKIKEGSPHIVDLIRRGEADLVVNTWTRGKTPQRDGFRIRREAVEHGIACLTSLDTVEALLTTLESIYLTADPIGQPVTGRKKMGVLVG comes from the coding sequence ATGCCTAAAGATCCCAGCCTGAAAAAAATTCTCGTCATCGGTTCCGGTCCTATCGTCATCGGTCAGGCGGCGGAATTCGACTACGCAGGAACGCAAGCGTGCCGTGCGCTGAAAGAGGAAGGGTTGGAAGTGGTGTTGGTCAATTCCAACCCGGCGACGATCATGACCGACACGGAAATGGCGGACAAGGTGTACATCGAGCCGATTACACCTGAATTTTTGATTCAAGTGATCCGCAAAGAGCGCCCGGACGGGCTATTGCCGACTCTGGGCGGACAGACCGGACTGAACATGGCGGTTGAACTGGCCAAGCGGGGCGTGTTGGAAAAAGAGGGTGTCCGCTTGTTGGGAACGGAACTGCACGCGATCACGTGTGCGGAAGACCGGGAGCAGTTCCGGGCATTGATGAAGGAGATCGGCGAACCGGTGCCGGAAAGTGAAATCGTTCACTCGGTGGAAGAAGCGGTCCGTTTCGCCGGTGAGACCGGCTACCCGGTGATTGTGCGGCCGGCGTATACACTGGGCGGCACGGGAGGCGGAATCGCCCATTCGGAAGCGGAACTGCGAGAAATCGTGGAAAATGGACTGCGCTACAGCCCTATTCACCAGTGCCTGATCGAAAAGAGTATCGCCGGCTACAAGGAGATCGAATATGAAGTGATGCGTGACGCGGCCGACCACAGCATCGTTGTCTGCAACATGGAAAACTTCGATCCTGTCGGCGTCCACACTGGCGACAGCATCGTGTTTGCGCCCACGCTTACGCTGGCCGACCGCGAGGTGCAGATGTTGCGGTCGTCCGCGCTCAAGATCATCCGGGCGCTGGATATTCGCGGAGGCTGCAACGTGCAGTTTGCACTCGATCCGCACAGCTTCCAATATTACGTGATCGAAGTGAACCCGCGTGTGAGCCGCTCCAGCGCACTCGCGTCCAAAGCGACCGGTTATCCCATCGCCCAGATCGCAGCCAAGATCGCCATCGGCTACACGCTGGACGAGTTGAAAAACCCGGTCACTGGACAAACATACGCGTGTTTCGAACCGACGCTGGACTATGTGGTCTGCAAAATCCCGCGTTGGCCGTTTGACAAATTCACCTCTGCCAACCGGAAGCTGGGCACGCAGATGAAAGCGACCGGCGAAGTGATGGCCATCGGCCGTACAGTGGAGGAGTCTTTGCTCAAAGCAGTCCGTTCGCTGGAAATCGGCATGGAAGACCTGGAGTTGCCAAGTGCGGCTCTCTTGACCCGCGAACAATTGGAAGAGCGATTGGTCCAACCGGATGATGAGCGATTGTTCCTCCTGGCGGAATGGTTGCGACGCGGGTACGGGTTGGAGCAAGCGGCGGAACTGACGCGCATCGACCGGTTCTTCCTGCACAAGATCGAAAACCTGGTCCGTTTCGAACGGGAGGTGCGTGAGCGTGGCTCGCTGGATGAGGACATGTTGCGGCAAGCCAAGCGGATGGGCTGGACCGACCGGACATTGGCCCGCTGGTGCGGGATGCAGGCAGAGGAAGTGCGCAGGCTTCGCAAAAAGTGGGGGATTCTGCCGGTGTACAAGATGGTGGACACCTGCGCGGCCGAATTTACGGCCGAGACGCCGTACTATTACTCTACCTACGAGCAGGAAGACGAAGTGGTGCTCAGCGGCAAACGGTCAGTGCTGGTACTCGGTTCCGGGCCGATCCGCATCGGTCAAGGCGTCGAGTTTGACTACGCCACGGTGCACGCCATCAAAGCATTGCGCGAAGCGGGGATAGAGGCGGTGATTCTGAACAACAACCCGGAAACGGTCTCTACCGACTTCAACATCTCCGATCGCTTGTACTTTGAACCGCTGCACATCGAAGACGTGTTACATGTCATCGACAAAGAGCAACCGATGGGCGTCATCGTACAATTCGGCGGACAAACGGCACTCAACCTGGCGCGTCATCTGGAAAAAGCGGGGGTTCCGATTCTGGGGACGCCGCTGGCGGAGATCGACCGGGCTGAGGACCGGGAAAAATGTGAGCAATTGCTGGCGTCGATCGGCGTGCCGCAACCGCCTGGCTATGCTGTCACCTCTACGGAGGAAGCGATGGAAAAAGCGAAAGAAATCGGCTTCCCCATGTTGGTGCGTCCCTCGTATGTGTTGGGTGGTCGAGCGATGGAGATCGTGTACAGCGAGAAGGAGCTCGTTTCCTACATGTCGGAAGCGGTCAAAGTCAACCCGGAACACCCGGTACTGATGGACCGCTACCTCAGGGGGAAAGAGCTGGAAGTGGACGCCATCGCCGACGGTGAAACGGTCTTGATCCCCGGTATTATGGAGCACATCGAGCGGGCGGGCGTTCATTCAGGTGATTCAATCGCCATCTATCCGGCCCAATCGATCACCGCATCGCAAAAAGAGCGACTGATCGAGATTACCACCCAGATTGCCCGTGCCCTTCAGATTCGCGGACTGGTCAATATCCAGTTTGTTTTACACCAAGACGATCTCTACGTGCTGGAAGTCAACCCGCGCGCTTCGCGGACGGTACCGTTCCTGAGCAAAGTGACGGGAATCCCGATGGCACAGGTAGCCACGCGCGTCATGTTGGGTGAATCACTGGCTGATCAGGGATACCCGAGCGGATTGTGGCCGGAGACCGGAGAGGTGGCTGTCAAGGTGCCAGTCTTCTCCTTCGCCAAACTGCGTCGCGTTGATGTGACGCTGGGGCCTGAGATGAAATCGACCGGCGAAGTGATGGGACGGGATCGCGACGCGGCACGAGCCATCTACAAGGGATTGTTGGCCGCTGGCATTTCGCTTCCACAATTCGGTACCGTCGTCGTCACCATCAGCGATAAGGATAAGGAGGAGGCACTCCCATTGATCCGCCGTTTCTCCGACCTAGGATACCGATTGGTGGCCACACACGGCACGGCGGACATGCTGGAGCGGGAAGGTTTGCCCGTAACACGGGTGAACAAGATCAAGGAAGGTTCACCGCACATCGTCGACCTGATCCGTCGGGGCGAAGCCGATTTGGTCGTCAACACGTGGACGCGCGGCAAAACGCCGCAACGTGACGGGTTCCGCAT
- a CDS encoding dihydroorotase, translating into MNHILLKNGRILDEKTGEMAPADVRIENGVIAAVGRELPESGAETVDVAGRLIVPGLIDMHVHLREPGFEHKETIATGTAAAARGGFTTVACMPNTRPVADSPEVIGRIRETAHREGRVRVLPIAAITKRELGEELTDFAALKEAGAIALSDDGVGVQSARMMKQAMAWACELDLPIVAHCEDNSLAKGGCVHDGIFAAKLDLPGILGSAEAVHVARDIVLAEDTGVHYHVCHISAKASVDLVRMAKQKGLRVTAEVTPHHLLLSDEDIPGPDPMYKMNPPLRSAEDRAALLEALKDGTIDIIATDHAPHTAEEKAMGIRQAPFGIVGLETAFPLLYTRLVLTGHLTLAQLVEKLTRRPAELFGLPWGRLAEGQTADITVIDLDEERTIDPDNFVSKGKNTPFAGWRAKGWPVLTLVKGRVAWRESVDLVRNGQ; encoded by the coding sequence ATGAACCACATCCTGCTGAAAAACGGACGGATCTTGGATGAGAAAACGGGGGAAATGGCTCCGGCGGATGTGCGGATTGAAAACGGCGTGATTGCGGCCGTCGGTCGGGAGTTGCCGGAGTCGGGTGCGGAGACGGTCGATGTGGCCGGACGGCTGATTGTGCCCGGATTGATCGATATGCATGTCCATTTGCGCGAACCGGGGTTCGAACATAAGGAAACGATCGCGACGGGAACGGCTGCAGCGGCCAGAGGCGGCTTTACGACGGTGGCCTGCATGCCCAACACACGGCCGGTGGCGGATTCCCCCGAAGTGATCGGTCGCATCCGCGAGACGGCGCACCGGGAGGGACGGGTGCGTGTCCTGCCCATCGCCGCAATTACCAAACGGGAGCTGGGTGAAGAGTTGACCGATTTTGCCGCTTTGAAGGAAGCGGGTGCGATCGCCTTGTCCGACGACGGTGTGGGTGTGCAGAGCGCCCGCATGATGAAACAAGCGATGGCGTGGGCGTGCGAGCTGGACCTGCCCATCGTCGCCCATTGCGAAGACAATTCACTGGCCAAGGGTGGTTGCGTCCATGACGGGATCTTCGCCGCCAAACTCGATCTTCCCGGTATTCTCGGATCGGCCGAAGCGGTGCATGTCGCCCGGGATATCGTCTTGGCCGAGGATACGGGGGTCCATTACCACGTGTGCCATATCAGTGCCAAAGCGTCGGTCGATCTCGTCCGGATGGCCAAACAAAAAGGGTTGCGCGTAACGGCGGAAGTGACGCCGCATCATCTGCTCCTGAGCGACGAAGACATTCCGGGGCCGGACCCGATGTATAAAATGAATCCTCCTCTGCGCTCCGCCGAAGATCGGGCCGCATTGCTGGAAGCGCTGAAAGACGGCACGATCGACATCATTGCCACCGACCACGCTCCGCATACGGCGGAAGAAAAGGCGATGGGCATCCGGCAGGCACCGTTCGGGATCGTCGGGCTGGAAACAGCGTTTCCGCTGCTATATACCCGACTGGTGTTGACTGGTCATCTGACCTTGGCACAGCTGGTGGAGAAATTGACGCGCCGTCCGGCGGAATTGTTCGGTTTGCCCTGGGGAAGGCTGGCTGAAGGACAAACCGCGGACATCACTGTGATCGACTTGGATGAAGAAAGGACGATCGATCCGGACAACTTCGTCTCCAAAGGGAAAAACACACCGTTTGCCGGGTGGAGGGCCAAAGGATGGCCTGTCTTGACCTTGGTGAAGGGACGTGTGGCGTGGCGCGAGTCGGTTGATTTGGTGCGAAACGGGCAGTGA